The following are from one region of the Abiotrophia defectiva ATCC 49176 genome:
- a CDS encoding co-chaperone GroES, translating into MLKPLGKRLVIEVAPAEEKSLGGLILSSAAQEKQETGTVLAVSKEVASAGEVAVGDRVVFESYAGVTVKQDGQEYLVIELDHVLAVLG; encoded by the coding sequence ATGTTAAAACCATTAGGCAAACGACTGGTAATTGAAGTAGCCCCAGCAGAAGAAAAAAGCCTTGGAGGCTTGATCTTATCTAGCGCCGCCCAAGAAAAACAAGAGACCGGGACGGTCCTAGCAGTCAGCAAGGAAGTAGCAAGCGCTGGCGAAGTCGCAGTCGGCGACCGTGTTGTCTTTGAATCTTATGCAGGCGTGACCGTTAAGCAAGACGGCCAAGAATATTTAGTAATTGAATTAGACCATGTCTTGGCAGTTTTAGGCTAA
- a CDS encoding O-antigen ligase family protein, with translation METTESKQATRPTFRDLMSQPAVIMTYVSILILFPFYISVPAAVIAVGLIFWKYRRRLWKIALGTGWFGAGAIFSFIIAFANRNQYGIWAAIGFILVWTFFRIYRSFVTPDLLIKMLNIIGLGSIGTSLYAIYHYQVFIASHGLPLDYIVRDPNPQHRAMSTLFNANYYGLFCIFALLVGAYLFVKAGTKKAKVWYGLSMVLNVVGILLTASRMALPALVVGSITFVFFINRRLVLWLGGIGLAGACLVFFFPELLARFTSASFSHSLEEREMIWRAAWGIFTDYPLTGRGPMSYFSFFYLYGGKGQPHAHQIFLEFLSSYGLYGTAIYLIGTVGYFRERVALWFKPEVQAEIGLVTAMIVTVLVHGLSDVAVMWLQTGYIFLFIVTCPVAVWEALASYRSEDGYLKIKS, from the coding sequence ATGGAAACTACTGAAAGCAAGCAGGCGACACGGCCAACGTTCCGCGATCTAATGTCGCAGCCTGCAGTCATTATGACTTATGTAAGTATCTTAATTCTTTTTCCTTTTTATATTAGTGTGCCAGCGGCGGTAATAGCCGTGGGCTTGATTTTCTGGAAGTACCGGCGACGTTTATGGAAGATTGCCCTAGGAACAGGCTGGTTCGGTGCGGGCGCGATTTTTAGCTTTATCATAGCCTTTGCCAACCGCAACCAGTACGGCATCTGGGCAGCCATTGGCTTTATCCTGGTTTGGACCTTCTTTCGGATTTATCGTAGTTTTGTAACACCAGACCTACTGATAAAAATGCTCAATATCATTGGCTTAGGTAGCATTGGAACTAGTCTCTATGCTATCTATCACTACCAAGTCTTTATTGCTAGTCATGGTCTTCCCCTGGACTATATTGTGCGGGATCCTAACCCCCAACACCGGGCCATGTCAACCCTCTTTAATGCCAACTATTATGGGCTCTTCTGTATTTTTGCCCTCTTGGTGGGGGCCTACCTCTTTGTCAAGGCAGGCACTAAGAAGGCCAAGGTCTGGTATGGTCTCAGCATGGTCTTGAATGTGGTCGGCATCTTACTGACCGCCTCTCGCATGGCCTTGCCGGCCCTAGTGGTGGGGTCTATCACCTTTGTCTTCTTCATTAACCGTCGCCTGGTCTTATGGCTAGGTGGGATTGGGTTAGCCGGAGCCTGCTTGGTCTTCTTCTTCCCAGAACTCCTGGCGCGCTTTACCTCGGCTTCCTTCTCTCATAGCTTAGAAGAGCGGGAAATGATTTGGCGGGCGGCCTGGGGCATCTTCACCGATTATCCTTTAACAGGGCGGGGACCTATGTCCTACTTCAGTTTCTTCTATCTCTATGGTGGTAAGGGACAACCTCACGCCCATCAGATTTTCCTAGAGTTCCTCTCTTCTTATGGTCTCTATGGGACGGCAATCTACTTGATTGGGACGGTTGGCTACTTCCGTGAACGGGTGGCCCTCTGGTTCAAACCAGAAGTTCAAGCTGAGATTGGGCTAGTGACCGCCATGATTGTCACCGTCTTGGTCCATGGCCTCAGTGACGTTGCGGTCATGTGGTTACAGACTGGCTATATCTTCCTCTTCATTGTGACTTGTCCAGTAGCAGTTTGGGAAGCCTTAGCTTCTTATCGGTCAGAAGACGGCTATCTAAAAATTAAATCATAA
- the thrS gene encoding threonine--tRNA ligase codes for MSQIALTFPDGSVRHYDKGVTVDQVAASIGSSLAKATLAGKFQGQLVDHDRPLEADGTIEIITDKSPEALEIMRHSTAHLMAHALTRLYPGIHFGVGPAIESGFYYDTDKEVQLTEDDLPAVEKEMKKIISQNYPIVRREVSRAEALELFKHDPYKVELITDLPADEVITVYQQEDFTDLCRGIHVPSTGKIKVFKLLSLAGAYWRGNSGNKMMQRVYGTAFFKQADLDEFLRLRQEAKERDHRKLGKELGIFMVSKEVGSGLPFWLPKGATIRRVIERYIMDKEISLGYDHVYTPIMAKVDLYQTSGHWAHYKDDMFPPMDMGDGEMLVLRPMNCPHHMMIYKNDIHSYRELPIRIAELGMMHRYEKSGALSGLQRVREMTLNDAHIFVRPDQIKEEFIRVLDLIKAVYHDFGITDYRFRLSYRDPENKEKYFDDDAMWEKAQAMLKEAMDELGLDYFEAIGEAAFYGPKLDIQFKTAIGLEETMSTIQLDFLLPERFDLTYVGEDGQDNHRPVVIHRGVVSTMERFVAYLIEEYKGAFPTWLAPVQVALLPVSLEAHSDRVQEIYEDLKAKGFRVDMDLRNEKLGYKIRSAQTAKIPYQIVIGDQEVSEGTVNVRHYGSAKSESYIYDDFVRLLSEDVANKSRLN; via the coding sequence ATGTCTCAAATCGCCTTAACTTTCCCAGACGGCAGTGTCCGTCACTATGACAAGGGTGTCACTGTCGATCAAGTGGCCGCTAGCATCGGCTCTTCTTTAGCCAAAGCAACCTTAGCCGGTAAATTCCAAGGTCAATTAGTTGACCACGACCGGCCCTTGGAAGCTGACGGGACCATTGAAATCATCACCGACAAGAGCCCGGAAGCCTTAGAAATTATGCGCCACTCAACCGCACACTTGATGGCTCACGCCTTAACTCGCCTCTATCCTGGTATTCATTTTGGGGTGGGGCCTGCTATTGAATCAGGCTTCTACTACGATACTGACAAGGAAGTTCAATTAACTGAAGACGACCTACCTGCAGTTGAGAAGGAAATGAAGAAAATTATCAGCCAGAACTACCCGATTGTAAGACGGGAAGTATCTCGCGCTGAAGCCTTGGAACTCTTCAAGCACGACCCTTATAAGGTCGAATTGATCACAGACCTACCAGCAGATGAAGTCATCACTGTCTACCAACAAGAAGACTTTACTGACCTCTGCCGTGGGATTCATGTTCCATCAACAGGCAAGATTAAGGTCTTCAAGCTGCTAAGCTTGGCTGGGGCTTACTGGCGTGGGAACTCTGGCAACAAGATGATGCAACGGGTTTACGGGACGGCCTTCTTCAAGCAAGCTGACCTAGATGAATTCTTGCGTCTACGCCAAGAAGCGAAGGAACGTGACCACCGTAAATTAGGGAAAGAACTGGGTATCTTCATGGTGTCCAAGGAAGTAGGATCTGGTTTACCATTCTGGTTACCAAAAGGGGCAACCATCCGTCGTGTGATCGAACGTTATATCATGGACAAGGAAATCAGCTTGGGCTATGACCACGTTTATACCCCAATCATGGCTAAGGTAGACCTCTATCAAACATCTGGCCACTGGGCTCACTACAAGGACGACATGTTCCCACCAATGGACATGGGCGACGGCGAAATGCTAGTCTTGCGGCCAATGAACTGCCCACACCACATGATGATTTATAAGAATGACATCCATTCCTACCGCGAATTGCCAATCCGGATTGCGGAATTAGGCATGATGCACCGTTATGAGAAATCAGGGGCCCTATCTGGTCTGCAACGGGTTCGTGAAATGACCCTGAACGACGCTCATATCTTCGTGCGTCCTGACCAAATCAAGGAAGAATTTATTCGCGTGCTAGACTTGATTAAGGCGGTTTACCATGACTTTGGGATTACAGACTACCGCTTCCGTCTCAGCTACCGTGACCCAGAAAACAAAGAGAAATACTTTGACGACGATGCGATGTGGGAAAAGGCGCAAGCTATGCTTAAGGAAGCCATGGATGAGTTGGGCTTAGACTACTTCGAAGCCATCGGGGAAGCGGCCTTCTACGGTCCTAAATTGGACATCCAGTTCAAGACTGCCATTGGCTTGGAAGAAACCATGTCCACTATTCAGTTGGACTTCCTCTTGCCAGAACGCTTCGACCTGACTTATGTTGGGGAAGATGGTCAAGATAACCACCGTCCAGTGGTCATCCACCGTGGGGTTGTGTCGACCATGGAACGTTTTGTGGCTTACTTAATTGAAGAGTACAAGGGAGCCTTCCCAACTTGGTTGGCACCTGTTCAAGTGGCCCTCTTGCCAGTTAGCCTAGAGGCTCACAGTGACCGCGTTCAAGAAATCTATGAAGACTTGAAGGCCAAAGGTTTCCGTGTGGATATGGACTTGCGTAATGAGAAGTTGGGTTATAAGATTCGTTCCGCTCAAACAGCGAAGATTCCTTACCAAATTGTTATTGGGGACCAAGAAGTATCTGAAGGCACGGTTAACGTCCGCCACTACGGTTCTGCCAAGTCAGAAAGCTACATCTATGACGACTTTGTTCGCCTCTTAAGCGAGGACGTCGCTAACAAGAGCCGTCTTAACTAA
- a CDS encoding aromatic acid exporter family protein, translating to MSLPLRTAKYTLAVLAAALTAQALGLLNPMTAGVIALLSLSDTRRTTLKLAQERLVSMVLALALAWLLFAGLGFNMLSLALFLIIYVPLSYRLQLMSGLVASTVLVTQLLAWQSLAASYWLNQVGLFAIGAGLALAFNSYMPSKEDLILAHRARIEEQLRQLLLTIHDSLRQPQTRRGADLAAIETLNQELEAALTTVLTERDNRLFRQTNYDVHYVEMRQAQAQLLEQMMTTLPDCFLESEESKVLAGIFYLTASQLETANPGTYLMADIQALLAYYRERPLPVSRQEFENRARLFQLLNDLSRFIALKVAFYQTYAQDWQAEQD from the coding sequence ATGTCCCTGCCATTACGAACTGCTAAATATACTCTGGCTGTCTTAGCGGCGGCGCTGACCGCTCAGGCGCTGGGGCTCTTGAATCCGATGACAGCGGGGGTCATTGCCCTTTTGAGCTTGTCGGATACGCGACGGACCACACTTAAGTTGGCTCAAGAGCGTCTAGTGTCCATGGTATTGGCCTTGGCTCTGGCTTGGTTGCTCTTTGCTGGTCTGGGCTTCAACATGCTTAGTCTAGCCCTCTTCCTGATCATCTATGTACCCCTCAGCTATCGGCTCCAGCTCATGTCGGGTCTAGTGGCTAGCACGGTCCTCGTCACCCAACTCTTAGCTTGGCAGTCGTTAGCTGCCTCTTATTGGCTCAATCAAGTGGGGCTCTTTGCCATTGGGGCAGGGCTGGCCCTAGCCTTTAATAGCTATATGCCTTCCAAAGAAGACCTGATTCTGGCCCACAGGGCGCGCATCGAAGAACAGTTACGCCAGTTGCTTTTGACTATTCATGATTCTTTGCGCCAGCCCCAAACCAGACGGGGCGCAGACTTAGCTGCCATAGAGACCCTTAATCAGGAACTAGAAGCAGCCCTGACCACGGTCTTGACTGAGCGAGATAACCGACTCTTCAGACAGACCAATTATGATGTCCACTATGTCGAAATGCGTCAGGCTCAGGCCCAACTTTTGGAGCAGATGATGACCACCTTACCTGACTGCTTCTTAGAGAGCGAAGAAAGCAAGGTCTTGGCCGGTATTTTTTATCTGACGGCTAGCCAGTTGGAAACGGCCAATCCAGGTACCTATCTTATGGCCGATATCCAGGCCTTGCTAGCTTATTATCGGGAGCGACCTTTGCCAGTCAGCCGGCAGGAATTCGAGAATCGGGCCCGACTCTTCCAACTCTTGAATGACCTGAGTCGCTTTATCGCTCTTAAGGTAGCCTTCTACCAGACCTATGCCCAAGATTGGCAGGCGGAACAGGATTAG
- a CDS encoding D-alanyl-D-alanine carboxypeptidase family protein, translated as MTKLHTKLVLVTLASTTLLGLASPIMAQELKKTPDLTKDFSQTQASQASSFTMPSGYPEELNSLTEDTRSYVVIDQDTHKVLMEREGNKPYPIASMSKIMSVYLTYKAIEEGKIKLDDKIKTPESIVRDFTDNAELSNAGLVTDAEYTVQDLLYGIMLASGNDATTLLMSHIYGSEQEAVAAIRRQLDEWGIENYEFYTTSGAPNKYLPESYWIEGSTKDSQNKMSAADVALMAQYITEKYPQILELSSAREYTMAKDSDHPIKMANNNLLLEGAQYGRPGVTGLKSGYTDEAGKCFVTTTTENGRKMIAVVMGVQEPYSSYEETKILLDGLNKHPELYQLEGLATNLLPTQAEKEAQAAKAAAEEAASKAQAAGSKEENVENLPNRRNNPFTNFMRSIFGIFN; from the coding sequence ATGACCAAGTTACATACTAAGCTCGTTTTAGTCACTCTAGCGAGCACTACCCTACTAGGTTTAGCTAGCCCTATTATGGCCCAAGAGCTAAAGAAAACCCCAGACTTAACTAAGGATTTTAGCCAAACTCAAGCCAGCCAAGCATCTAGCTTCACCATGCCGAGTGGCTACCCTGAAGAATTAAATAGCCTAACCGAAGATACCCGTTCTTATGTCGTGATTGACCAAGATACCCACAAGGTCTTGATGGAACGTGAAGGGAATAAGCCTTATCCAATTGCTTCTATGTCCAAAATTATGTCAGTTTACTTGACCTACAAAGCCATCGAGGAAGGCAAAATTAAACTAGATGATAAGATTAAGACACCTGAATCCATTGTCCGTGATTTCACCGACAATGCGGAATTATCTAATGCTGGCCTAGTGACCGATGCAGAATACACCGTCCAAGACCTCTTATACGGGATTATGTTAGCATCTGGTAACGATGCGACTACCCTTTTGATGTCTCACATCTACGGTTCTGAACAAGAAGCTGTTGCTGCCATTCGTCGCCAACTAGATGAATGGGGCATTGAGAACTATGAGTTCTACACCACTTCTGGGGCGCCTAACAAGTACCTACCAGAAAGCTACTGGATTGAAGGGTCAACCAAGGACAGCCAGAACAAAATGTCTGCAGCTGATGTTGCCCTGATGGCCCAATACATCACTGAAAAATACCCACAAATCCTAGAACTGTCTTCTGCCCGTGAATACACCATGGCCAAAGACAGCGACCATCCAATTAAAATGGCCAACAACAACTTGCTCCTTGAAGGGGCTCAATATGGCCGTCCAGGCGTGACGGGTCTGAAATCAGGTTATACGGATGAAGCTGGCAAATGCTTCGTCACTACCACGACTGAAAATGGCCGTAAGATGATTGCCGTTGTTATGGGGGTTCAAGAACCTTACTCTTCTTATGAAGAAACCAAGATTCTCTTGGACGGCTTGAACAAGCACCCTGAACTCTATCAATTAGAAGGCTTGGCTACCAACCTCCTGCCAACTCAAGCAGAGAAGGAAGCTCAAGCAGCCAAAGCCGCTGCAGAAGAAGCTGCAAGCAAGGCTCAAGCAGCAGGCAGCAAGGAAGAAAACGTTGAGAATCTCCCTAACCGCCGCAACAACCCATTTACTAACTTTATGCGTAGTATCTTTGGGATCTTTAACTAA
- a CDS encoding L,D-transpeptidase family protein, producing MKRFLKYSMILLGLLAVAYIGGLIFFLDRFTFGSYFGDIPLMGLTQAQAQEKIAEELGKRQINLQENGKTTAQVTLAELSPSYDLDKAVGQLFNQQDPVMWPLSFGSHQDVKVDSNMVHVDKTKAAQVLAAKGIDNSQRQAATDASIEYTEADGYQVKSDVTGTQVDTDSLAQDMLVAATQEKTSVDVSQAYAKATIQADSDTMKSAIGLIKQYSENPIVLQIAGDDVQIPTKTIESWMHFDENNQVSFDRELIKAYVQELNEKYSTYNKTREFKSTLRGTVEVPPGIMGWGIEVDQEVDKIEQELLAHQPVKREPVVNSTGGVPNAKDDIGPTYVEVDIANQTMFLYKDHKKILEAPVVTGQPAAETVPGAGAIIEKLAGTRLKGYNQFYRVDYSVPVNYWMRFDDKAQGIHDAPWQSQFGGEVWTHSGSLGCVNSPLDAAATIYENVEYGTPVIVFN from the coding sequence ATGAAACGCTTTTTGAAATACAGCATGATTCTTCTGGGTTTATTAGCAGTAGCCTACATCGGGGGCTTGATCTTCTTCCTAGATCGCTTTACCTTCGGTAGCTACTTTGGAGATATTCCGCTCATGGGCTTAACTCAAGCCCAAGCCCAAGAGAAGATTGCTGAAGAACTTGGCAAGCGTCAAATTAACTTGCAAGAGAATGGGAAGACCACTGCCCAAGTAACTTTGGCTGAATTATCACCAAGTTATGACTTGGATAAGGCTGTGGGTCAACTCTTCAATCAGCAAGATCCAGTTATGTGGCCATTGAGTTTTGGTAGCCACCAAGATGTTAAGGTGGACTCCAACATGGTCCATGTAGATAAAACCAAAGCAGCTCAAGTCCTAGCAGCCAAAGGCATTGATAACAGCCAACGTCAGGCGGCGACAGATGCTAGCATCGAATATACAGAAGCAGATGGCTATCAAGTCAAGTCAGATGTGACAGGGACTCAGGTTGATACAGATAGCTTGGCCCAAGATATGTTGGTCGCTGCGACACAAGAAAAGACAAGTGTGGATGTCAGCCAAGCCTATGCTAAGGCAACTATCCAAGCAGATAGCGACACCATGAAGTCCGCGATTGGCTTAATCAAGCAGTATAGTGAGAACCCAATCGTTCTTCAGATTGCCGGCGATGATGTTCAAATTCCGACCAAGACCATTGAATCTTGGATGCACTTTGACGAGAATAACCAAGTCAGCTTCGATCGCGAGCTTATCAAGGCTTACGTTCAAGAATTGAATGAAAAATACTCTACTTATAATAAGACGCGTGAATTCAAGTCTACCTTGCGCGGGACAGTTGAAGTTCCACCAGGCATTATGGGTTGGGGTATTGAAGTGGACCAGGAAGTCGACAAGATTGAGCAAGAGCTGCTAGCACACCAACCAGTTAAGCGTGAACCTGTCGTTAACTCGACTGGTGGCGTGCCTAACGCCAAGGATGATATCGGCCCAACCTACGTGGAAGTCGATATCGCCAACCAAACCATGTTCCTCTATAAGGACCATAAGAAAATTTTAGAGGCACCTGTTGTCACAGGTCAACCAGCAGCTGAAACGGTTCCTGGGGCAGGGGCTATCATTGAAAAATTGGCTGGGACCCGACTCAAGGGTTACAACCAGTTCTATCGAGTAGACTACTCTGTACCGGTTAACTACTGGATGCGTTTCGACGATAAGGCCCAAGGGATTCATGACGCCCCATGGCAAAGCCAATTTGGTGGCGAAGTCTGGACCCATAGTGGTTCATTGGGCTGTGTTAACTCACCACTAGACGCAGCTGCAACCATCTACGAGAACGTAGAATACGGGACACCTGTTATCGTCTTTAATTAA
- the gatB gene encoding Asp-tRNA(Asn)/Glu-tRNA(Gln) amidotransferase subunit GatB translates to MNFETIIGLEVHVELKTDSKMFSPSPAHFGAEPNTNTNEIDWGYPGVLPVVNKRAIEFGMRAALALNCQIAPEMKFDRKNYFYPDNPKAYQISQFDTPIGSNGYIDIEVDGQTKRIRIERLHLEEDAGKNTHASDGYSYVDLNRQGTPLIEIVSEADIRSPEEAYAYLEALREKIMYTEVSDVKMEEGSMRCDANISLRPYGQEAFGTKTELKNLNSFNFVKKGLAYEEKRQAQVLLAGGKIGQETRRYDETTGKTLLMRVKEGSADYRYFPEPDLPWITIAPEWVEAVKSTIPEMPDSRRARYIKEFGLPAYDAMVLTLTKEMSDFFQATVAEGADPKQASNWLMGEVSAYLNSAKTTLSGTQLTPHNLAQMIRLIESGTISSKIAKQLFKILVTEGGEADVIVQERGMAQISDPAQIQAIIDQVLEANQASVEDYRNGKDRAVGFLVGQIMKVSKGQANPQVVNQLLIKTLQTFI, encoded by the coding sequence ATGAATTTTGAAACGATTATCGGACTTGAAGTCCACGTGGAATTGAAGACTGATTCCAAGATGTTCAGCCCATCGCCTGCACATTTCGGGGCCGAACCTAACACCAACACCAACGAAATCGACTGGGGTTACCCTGGTGTCTTGCCAGTAGTTAACAAACGGGCCATTGAATTTGGTATGCGGGCAGCTTTAGCGCTCAACTGCCAAATCGCGCCTGAAATGAAGTTCGACCGTAAGAACTACTTCTACCCAGATAACCCTAAGGCCTACCAAATTTCTCAATTTGATACGCCAATCGGGTCAAATGGTTACATTGACATTGAAGTCGATGGCCAAACCAAGCGTATTCGCATCGAGCGTCTGCACTTGGAAGAAGATGCGGGTAAGAACACCCACGCTAGTGATGGCTATTCTTATGTCGACCTTAACCGTCAAGGGACTCCTCTGATTGAGATTGTCTCTGAAGCGGATATTCGCTCGCCGGAAGAAGCCTATGCATACCTGGAAGCTTTGCGTGAGAAAATCATGTATACGGAAGTTTCTGACGTTAAGATGGAAGAAGGGTCTATGCGTTGTGACGCCAACATTTCCCTCCGTCCTTATGGCCAGGAAGCCTTCGGGACCAAGACCGAGCTCAAGAACCTCAACTCCTTCAACTTCGTTAAGAAGGGCTTGGCTTACGAAGAGAAGCGTCAAGCTCAAGTGCTCTTAGCAGGTGGTAAGATTGGGCAAGAAACTCGTCGTTACGATGAAACGACTGGTAAGACCTTGCTCATGCGGGTTAAGGAAGGGTCTGCTGACTACCGCTACTTCCCTGAACCAGACCTACCATGGATTACCATTGCACCTGAATGGGTAGAAGCTGTAAAATCTACCATTCCTGAAATGCCAGATAGCCGTCGGGCACGCTATATCAAGGAATTCGGACTACCTGCCTATGACGCCATGGTCTTAACCTTGACCAAGGAAATGTCTGATTTCTTCCAGGCAACCGTAGCCGAAGGGGCAGATCCTAAACAAGCCTCTAACTGGCTCATGGGCGAAGTATCGGCTTACTTGAACAGTGCTAAGACCACCTTGTCTGGGACTCAATTGACGCCACACAACCTAGCGCAAATGATTCGCTTGATTGAATCAGGGACCATTTCTTCTAAGATTGCTAAGCAACTCTTCAAGATCCTGGTGACTGAGGGTGGCGAGGCGGATGTCATTGTGCAAGAGCGTGGCATGGCCCAAATTAGCGACCCAGCGCAAATTCAAGCTATCATTGACCAAGTCTTGGAGGCCAACCAAGCCTCTGTCGAAGACTATCGTAACGGGAAAGACCGTGCTGTTGGCTTCTTAGTTGGTCAAATTATGAAGGTATCTAAAGGGCAAGCCAACCCACAAGTCGTCAACCAATTGTTGATTAAGACTTTACAAACTTTCATCTAA
- the gatA gene encoding Asp-tRNA(Asn)/Glu-tRNA(Gln) amidotransferase subunit GatA — translation MTQYPTTILAMKAGLAAGKFTSQDLVRAAFERIEATDAQVAAFLALNKDLALEAAAQADARGYGADAPILNGIPIGVKDNIVTKGLVTTAASRMLEDFVPTYDATVVEKLHQAGAIIVGKLNMDEFAMGASCERSAFKTTRNPWDLNRVPGGSSGGSAAAVAARQVPASLGTDTGGSIRQPAAFTGLVGMKPTYGSVSRYGLIAFGSSLDQIGPMTLTVADNALVLEAIAGHDAKDSTSLPEIDTNYSAKIGQPLAGLKIGFPVDYRSEAINQEIRERMDQAAAYFESQGAEIVEISLPHSKYGINVYYIIASSEASSNLQRFDGIRYGYRSQSAQTLEEVYVQSRTEGFGPEVQRRIMLGTFSLSSGYYDAYFKKAAQVRTLIIQDFEQAFQACDVIMGPATTSTAFEIGGRIQDPIEMYVADLLTVPANLAGLPALSVPAGLDQAGLPIGLQLMAKPLDEATIYQVAANFEAGHDYVNQSPRAAVE, via the coding sequence ATGACCCAATATCCAACGACAATCTTAGCCATGAAAGCAGGCTTAGCAGCCGGTAAATTTACATCTCAAGACTTGGTGCGGGCGGCTTTCGAACGTATTGAAGCGACAGATGCACAAGTGGCAGCTTTCTTGGCCCTCAACAAAGACTTGGCCCTAGAAGCCGCAGCTCAAGCGGATGCACGTGGCTATGGGGCGGATGCGCCAATCCTTAACGGGATTCCGATCGGGGTTAAAGATAATATCGTAACCAAGGGCTTGGTAACCACTGCTGCCAGCCGCATGCTGGAAGACTTCGTGCCAACTTATGATGCGACGGTCGTAGAAAAACTCCACCAAGCCGGTGCCATCATTGTAGGAAAACTCAACATGGACGAGTTTGCCATGGGGGCTAGCTGTGAACGCTCGGCCTTCAAGACGACGCGTAACCCTTGGGACTTGAATCGCGTACCAGGTGGGTCATCTGGTGGTTCTGCGGCAGCCGTAGCAGCTCGCCAAGTGCCAGCCAGCTTAGGGACCGACACTGGGGGGAGTATCCGCCAACCGGCTGCCTTTACTGGTTTAGTGGGGATGAAGCCAACCTACGGTTCGGTTTCTCGTTATGGCCTTATCGCCTTTGGTTCTAGTTTAGACCAAATTGGGCCAATGACCTTAACGGTTGCTGATAACGCCTTGGTCTTAGAAGCCATTGCTGGCCACGATGCTAAGGATTCAACTTCCTTGCCTGAAATTGATACTAACTATAGTGCGAAGATTGGCCAACCGTTAGCTGGCCTGAAGATTGGTTTCCCAGTGGATTATCGCTCAGAAGCCATCAACCAAGAAATTCGCGAGCGCATGGACCAAGCCGCTGCCTACTTCGAAAGCCAAGGAGCAGAAATCGTGGAGATTTCCTTGCCACACTCTAAGTACGGGATCAATGTCTACTATATTATTGCCTCTTCAGAAGCCTCTTCTAACTTACAACGCTTTGACGGGATTCGCTATGGCTACCGTTCGCAAAGCGCGCAAACCCTGGAAGAAGTCTATGTGCAATCACGGACGGAAGGTTTCGGGCCAGAAGTACAACGCCGGATTATGTTAGGGACCTTCAGCTTGAGCTCAGGTTACTATGATGCCTACTTCAAGAAGGCAGCCCAAGTTCGGACCTTGATTATCCAAGACTTCGAGCAAGCCTTCCAAGCCTGTGATGTTATTATGGGGCCTGCGACCACCTCAACTGCCTTTGAAATCGGGGGCCGGATCCAAGACCCAATCGAAATGTATGTGGCTGACCTCTTAACCGTGCCAGCTAACTTGGCCGGGCTACCAGCCTTGTCAGTACCAGCAGGTTTAGACCAGGCCGGACTTCCTATCGGCTTGCAACTCATGGCTAAGCCATTGGATGAAGCGACCATCTATCAAGTGGCTGCAAATTTCGAAGCCGGACATGACTATGTCAACCAATCCCCACGGGCAGCCGTAGAATAG
- the gatC gene encoding Asp-tRNA(Asn)/Glu-tRNA(Gln) amidotransferase subunit GatC, whose protein sequence is MVQPADIKHVAKLAKLSFDDSKIDAFTEEFNAIIDFVEQLEQVDTQGVAPTYHGNQLLNVFREDKAQAGVEREQLLANVKTSKDGFIQVPAIMESEEA, encoded by the coding sequence ATGGTCCAACCAGCCGATATCAAACACGTCGCCAAATTGGCGAAACTCTCATTCGATGACAGCAAGATTGATGCCTTTACCGAGGAATTCAATGCTATTATCGACTTTGTTGAGCAACTCGAACAAGTGGATACCCAAGGGGTCGCACCGACGTACCATGGCAACCAACTCCTCAATGTCTTCCGTGAAGACAAGGCCCAAGCAGGCGTTGAGCGGGAGCAATTATTAGCTAATGTTAAAACTAGCAAGGATGGCTTCATTCAAGTACCAGCCATCATGGAAAGTGAGGAAGCCTAA